One window of the Oncorhynchus masou masou isolate Uvic2021 unplaced genomic scaffold, UVic_Omas_1.1 unplaced_scaffold_5357, whole genome shotgun sequence genome contains the following:
- the LOC135535949 gene encoding bcl-2/adenovirus E1B 19 kDa-interacting protein 2-like protein isoform X2: MGTYTEQGDQYMLNGSPEGAKAASYIQDMELREEWQDEEFPRPLPEDSHSPETQGENAERPAPPTSLALSENPIRKKRLVAPTLSLTLSRTDSADRSVKSGDTGYSAAALSPDEDDTELDINLEALETPSDSESCNFPDSMHELEWEGERGDKNWSGRVRGETRTGVGG; this comes from the exons ATGGGGACCTATACAGAGCAGGGGGACCAGTACATGCTAAATGG GAGTCCAGAGGGGGCGAAGGCTGCTTCCTACATCCAGGACATGGAGCTGAGGGAGGAATGGCAGGATGAGGAGTTCCCCAG ACCTCTTCCTGAAGATTCCCATAGTCCTGAGACCCAAGGAGAAAATGCAGAGAGACCAG CTCCACCCACCAGCCTGGCCCTGTCAGAAAACCCCATAAGGAAGAAGCGTCTGGTGGCGCCCACCCTCAGCCTGACCCTGTCCCGTACCGACTCAGCGGACCGCAGTGTGAAGTCAGGGGACACCGGGTACTCTGCCGCCGCCCTCTCACCCGACGAAGATGACACCGAGCTGGACATCAACCTGGAGGCCCTGGAGACGCCCTCGGACAGCGAGTCCTGCAACTTCCCTGACAGCATGCacgaactggagtgggagggtgagagaggagacaagaactggagtgggagggtgagaggggagacaagaactggagtgggagggtga
- the LOC135535949 gene encoding bcl-2/adenovirus E1B 19 kDa-interacting protein 2-like protein isoform X3, with the protein MSARLYRGKGERSPEGAKAASYIQDMELREEWQDEEFPRPLPEDSHSPETQGENAERPAPPTSLALSENPIRKKRLVAPTLSLTLSRTDSADRSVKSGDTGYSAAALSPDEDDTELDINLEALETPSDSESCNFPDSMHELEWEGERGDKNWSGRVRGETRTGVGG; encoded by the exons ATGAGTGCGCGTTTATACAGAGGAAAGGGTGAAAG GAGTCCAGAGGGGGCGAAGGCTGCTTCCTACATCCAGGACATGGAGCTGAGGGAGGAATGGCAGGATGAGGAGTTCCCCAG ACCTCTTCCTGAAGATTCCCATAGTCCTGAGACCCAAGGAGAAAATGCAGAGAGACCAG CTCCACCCACCAGCCTGGCCCTGTCAGAAAACCCCATAAGGAAGAAGCGTCTGGTGGCGCCCACCCTCAGCCTGACCCTGTCCCGTACCGACTCAGCGGACCGCAGTGTGAAGTCAGGGGACACCGGGTACTCTGCCGCCGCCCTCTCACCCGACGAAGATGACACCGAGCTGGACATCAACCTGGAGGCCCTGGAGACGCCCTCGGACAGCGAGTCCTGCAACTTCCCTGACAGCATGCacgaactggagtgggagggtgagagaggagacaagaactggagtgggagggtgagaggggagacaagaactggagtgggagggtga
- the LOC135535949 gene encoding bcl-2/adenovirus E1B 19 kDa-interacting protein 2-like protein isoform X1 has translation MGTYTEQGDQYMLNGLFCRSPEGAKAASYIQDMELREEWQDEEFPRPLPEDSHSPETQGENAERPAPPTSLALSENPIRKKRLVAPTLSLTLSRTDSADRSVKSGDTGYSAAALSPDEDDTELDINLEALETPSDSESCNFPDSMHELEWEGERGDKNWSGRVRGETRTGVGG, from the exons ATGGGGACCTATACAGAGCAGGGGGACCAGTACATGCTAAATGG TCTGTTCTGTAGGAGTCCAGAGGGGGCGAAGGCTGCTTCCTACATCCAGGACATGGAGCTGAGGGAGGAATGGCAGGATGAGGAGTTCCCCAG ACCTCTTCCTGAAGATTCCCATAGTCCTGAGACCCAAGGAGAAAATGCAGAGAGACCAG CTCCACCCACCAGCCTGGCCCTGTCAGAAAACCCCATAAGGAAGAAGCGTCTGGTGGCGCCCACCCTCAGCCTGACCCTGTCCCGTACCGACTCAGCGGACCGCAGTGTGAAGTCAGGGGACACCGGGTACTCTGCCGCCGCCCTCTCACCCGACGAAGATGACACCGAGCTGGACATCAACCTGGAGGCCCTGGAGACGCCCTCGGACAGCGAGTCCTGCAACTTCCCTGACAGCATGCacgaactggagtgggagggtgagagaggagacaagaactggagtgggagggtgagaggggagacaagaactggagtgggagggtga
- the LOC135535948 gene encoding exopolyphosphatase PRUNE1-like has product MTISFNDNKEPFRQLAVYSSSTLYRGEMSQALEQARRPSLSLSPMSSPYSDIRAYLQGNTLASRKKVLPIIKDFLRDRERREVHCGTLEESYEVPQQRACTEDAGIEEDSYFPPTPMNSLVEGCPLDNGLPKISAEALTEKFSKMASEEENAGGL; this is encoded by the exons ATGACGATCTCCTTCAACGATAACAAGGAACCCTTCAGGCAGCTGGCTGTCTACAGCTCCAGCACCCTCTACAGGGGGGAG ATGAGCCAAGCCTTGGAGCAAGCCCGGAGACCCAGTCTGAGCCTGAGTCCAATGAGCAGCCCTTACTCGGACATCAGGGCTTACCTCCAGGGCAACACGTTGGCCTCCAGGAAGAAGGTGCTGCCCATCATCAAGGACTTCCTGAGGGACAGGGAGCGAAGAGAGGTGCATTGTGGGACCCTAGAGGAGAGTTACGAGGTACCACAGCAACGAGCGTGCACTGAGGACGCTGGGATAGAGGAGGACTCCTACTTCCCCCCCACCCCTATGAACAGTCTGGTGGAGGGCTGTCCCCTTGACAACGGACTGCCCAAGATCAGCGCTGAAGCTCTGACGGAGAAGTTCAGCAAGATGGCCAGTGAAGAGGAGAACGCAGGGGGACTCTGA